The following coding sequences are from one Methanosarcina sp. WWM596 window:
- a CDS encoding transposase: MTYKAELTGKRVIRIDEAYTSKECCICGK, from the coding sequence TTGACCTACAAAGCAGAGCTTACAGGTAAAAGAGTAATAAGAATTGATGAAGCTTATACCTCAAAGGAGTGCTGTATCTGTGGAAAATGA
- the larC gene encoding nickel pincer cofactor biosynthesis protein LarC, producing MKTLVFNPFSGAAGDMILACTLDLGADRKTVKELVEASAPVSMDIREVVKKGIKALDVHINVPEKEHVRTYPEIVDLLKSAKLPQKVEASALDIFLKMAEAEASVHGQPDLEKLHFHEVGQSDALADVIGSSVAIHSLNCSSVYCTPINVGGGTIECAHGTLPVPAPATLEILRKGKLYFRGGNVNKELLTPTGAAILSHFAKPVEAFPQGRAIAVGYGAGDAELPGPNMLQGVLLEPDAHLIQDIIEVLETNADDVSGEVLGNLFEELLTMGARDVAIIPVTMKKGRPAHIIKVIAKPEDSAKLARKIIIETGSLGVRVMPVRHRLMAARNLERITVELEGQEFETAVKIARDSEGVLLNISAEFEDCKKIAKVSGVPVRDVMRRAEEIARKLFFS from the coding sequence ATGAAAACACTGGTCTTTAATCCCTTTTCAGGGGCAGCCGGGGATATGATTCTGGCATGTACTCTCGACCTCGGAGCGGACAGGAAAACAGTAAAAGAATTGGTTGAAGCTTCAGCGCCCGTATCCATGGATATAAGGGAAGTGGTGAAAAAGGGAATAAAAGCCCTGGATGTCCACATAAACGTGCCCGAAAAAGAACATGTCCGGACATATCCTGAAATCGTGGACCTTTTAAAATCTGCAAAACTGCCTCAGAAGGTGGAGGCAAGCGCTCTTGACATCTTTTTGAAAATGGCTGAAGCCGAAGCCTCAGTCCATGGGCAACCTGATCTTGAAAAACTCCACTTTCATGAGGTGGGGCAGAGCGATGCCCTTGCTGATGTAATAGGCTCTTCTGTAGCTATCCATTCCCTTAACTGTTCCTCGGTTTACTGCACCCCTATCAATGTGGGCGGTGGAACAATAGAATGTGCCCATGGGACTCTTCCTGTGCCAGCTCCTGCAACCCTTGAGATTCTCAGAAAAGGGAAACTCTATTTCAGGGGAGGAAACGTGAATAAGGAACTGCTGACCCCTACAGGGGCTGCTATTCTCTCTCACTTTGCAAAACCCGTTGAGGCTTTTCCTCAGGGCAGGGCAATTGCTGTTGGATATGGGGCAGGAGATGCTGAGCTTCCGGGCCCCAATATGCTCCAGGGAGTGCTTCTTGAACCTGATGCTCACCTTATTCAGGATATTATTGAGGTTCTTGAGACCAATGCCGACGATGTAAGCGGGGAAGTCCTGGGCAACCTTTTTGAGGAACTGCTCACGATGGGAGCCAGGGATGTTGCGATTATTCCTGTAACCATGAAAAAAGGGAGGCCTGCCCATATTATCAAGGTCATTGCAAAGCCTGAAGACAGCGCAAAACTCGCACGGAAGATCATCATTGAAACAGGGTCTCTTGGAGTTAGGGTTATGCCTGTGCGGCACAGGCTCATGGCTGCCCGAAACCTCGAAAGGATAACAGTAGAGCTTGAAGGTCAGGAGTTTGAAACCGCGGTTAAGATTGCCAGGGATTCTGAAGGGGTCCTGCTCAATATCTCTGCGGAGTTTGAGGATTGCAAAAAGATTGCAAAAGTAAGTGGAGTGCCTGTTCGAGACGTCATGCGCAGGGCAGAAGAGATTGCAAGAAAACTCTTCTTTTCCTGA
- a CDS encoding TetR/AcrR family transcriptional regulator codes for MKELIKDKRTAIMDAALKLFTERGFHGTSTAQISKDAGVATGTLFNYFPTKEDLINSLYFEVKGQLSQSMGKEIEAQNTFQDKLRTIWSNLVKWGVNNQEEFLFVGQFCSSPYITKFTREEVMKEYVFLHKLVDEGIKTGAIRDFSAELTIAMFYQSSRAVVNLILDSDPLLDENKVLEDGFQIIWRGLAKN; via the coding sequence ATGAAAGAACTAATCAAAGACAAAAGAACAGCCATAATGGATGCTGCCCTGAAACTTTTTACTGAAAGAGGTTTCCACGGCACCTCCACTGCACAAATATCAAAAGATGCAGGTGTAGCCACAGGCACCCTTTTCAATTACTTCCCTACAAAGGAAGATCTTATAAACAGCCTGTATTTTGAAGTAAAAGGGCAATTAAGTCAAAGCATGGGGAAAGAAATTGAGGCACAGAATACATTTCAAGATAAATTAAGAACAATATGGTCAAATTTAGTCAAATGGGGGGTAAACAATCAGGAGGAATTCCTTTTTGTCGGTCAGTTCTGTTCATCCCCTTACATAACAAAATTTACGCGTGAAGAAGTAATGAAAGAGTATGTCTTTCTCCATAAGCTTGTGGATGAAGGAATAAAAACAGGAGCGATCAGAGACTTTTCCGCGGAGCTTACCATTGCAATGTTTTATCAGAGTAGCAGGGCGGTAGTGAACCTTATCCTTGATTCAGATCCCTTGCTGGATGAAAACAAGGTTTTAGAAGACGGATTCCAGATTATCTGGAGAGGTCTGGCTAAAAACTAA
- the asd gene encoding aspartate-semialdehyde dehydrogenase, translated as MVAVKAGILGATGAVGQRFVEALANHPWFEITALAASERSAGKTYREAAGWRLDTAMPESVENIEVVPVDPKAVDADVVFSALPADLALTVEPEFAKVGFAVASNASSYRMEKDIPLVIPEVNPEHLGLIEVQQDARGWDGYIITNPNCSTIVMTVTLKPLMKFGLETVQVATMQAISGAGFSGVSAMAICDNVIPYIGSEEKKMETETLKLLGEFNGSEIVPADMKVSASCHRVPVIDGHTEAIWAGMRDKPTPEEVREAFLKFDPKLGELPSEPRNALIVRDEIDRPQPRLDRNMGKGMSVSVGRIREGIRYIAMGHNTIRGAAGASVLNAELLHSMGKL; from the coding sequence ATGGTAGCAGTTAAAGCGGGTATTTTAGGCGCCACTGGTGCTGTAGGGCAAAGATTTGTAGAAGCACTAGCAAACCATCCATGGTTTGAGATTACAGCCCTTGCAGCGTCCGAAAGAAGCGCTGGCAAAACGTATCGAGAAGCGGCAGGGTGGAGGCTGGATACAGCCATGCCGGAAAGTGTCGAAAACATAGAGGTTGTTCCTGTAGACCCAAAAGCCGTTGATGCGGATGTGGTCTTTTCGGCTCTTCCTGCAGACCTTGCCCTTACAGTGGAACCCGAGTTTGCAAAAGTCGGGTTTGCAGTTGCAAGCAATGCATCATCCTACAGGATGGAAAAAGATATCCCTCTTGTAATTCCGGAAGTAAACCCCGAACACCTGGGACTCATTGAGGTCCAGCAGGACGCAAGGGGCTGGGACGGATACATAATTACAAACCCAAACTGCTCCACAATTGTCATGACAGTTACCTTAAAGCCCCTGATGAAGTTCGGACTCGAAACAGTACAGGTGGCAACAATGCAGGCGATTTCCGGGGCAGGTTTTTCCGGAGTTTCAGCCATGGCAATCTGTGACAATGTAATCCCCTATATAGGAAGCGAAGAAAAGAAAATGGAAACTGAAACCTTAAAGCTCCTCGGGGAATTTAATGGCTCAGAAATCGTGCCTGCGGATATGAAGGTCAGTGCTTCCTGTCACAGGGTCCCTGTAATCGATGGGCACACGGAAGCTATCTGGGCAGGTATGAGGGATAAACCCACCCCTGAAGAGGTAAGGGAAGCTTTCCTCAAATTCGACCCGAAACTTGGAGAACTCCCCTCAGAACCGCGTAACGCTCTGATAGTTCGGGACGAAATTGACAGACCTCAGCCGCGCCTTGACCGCAATATGGGAAAAGGCATGAGTGTTTCTGTGGGCAGAATCAGAGAAGGCATCCGCTACATCGCGATGGGACACAATACAATCCGCGGAGCTGCAGGTGCAAGTGTCCTTAATGCAGAACTCCTGCACTCGATGGGAAAACTCTGA
- a CDS encoding aldo/keto reductase, whose translation MLYRKMPKNGDELSILGFGCMRLPLIEDGSIDEERATKQVRYAIDQGVNYVDTAWPYHMGESEPFLGRALADGYREKVNLATKLPSWLIESREDMDEFLNAQLEKLKTDHVDYYLIHALVGSLWDRIEKLGVADFLDKAKADGRINNAGFSFHGSGEDFRRIVDGYDWDFCQIQYNFLDEKNQAGTEGLEYAASKSLGVIIMEPLRGGNLAKMVPPAIEEIWGEAKEKHTPSEWALRWVWNHPEVTVVLSGMNEETHIEENLAVADKAYPNSLTETELQLVKKVEQKYREIMKAGCTGCRYCMPCPEGVDIPACFDAYNNLHMFGNADEAKFMYAVGLSGTLSGGKPGFASQCVQCGQCLEKCPQHLDIPTILESVSEELEGPDLEMRVAMAKEMFKRT comes from the coding sequence ATGCTGTACAGAAAAATGCCTAAAAATGGAGACGAACTTTCAATACTTGGATTTGGATGCATGCGACTTCCCTTAATAGAAGATGGTAGTATAGATGAAGAAAGAGCCACTAAGCAGGTACGTTATGCAATCGACCAGGGAGTAAACTATGTTGATACGGCCTGGCCATATCACATGGGAGAGAGTGAGCCTTTCCTAGGTCGTGCCCTTGCAGACGGATACCGTGAAAAAGTGAATCTCGCAACAAAGCTTCCTTCCTGGCTTATAGAGAGCAGGGAGGATATGGATGAGTTCCTGAACGCTCAGCTGGAAAAACTCAAAACAGACCACGTCGATTATTATCTCATACACGCGCTTGTAGGATCCTTATGGGACAGGATCGAAAAGCTCGGAGTGGCCGATTTTCTTGATAAAGCAAAGGCTGACGGTCGGATCAACAATGCCGGCTTTTCCTTCCACGGTTCGGGAGAAGACTTCAGGAGGATAGTGGATGGGTACGACTGGGACTTCTGCCAGATTCAGTACAATTTCCTGGACGAAAAGAATCAGGCAGGCACAGAAGGGCTTGAGTATGCAGCTTCAAAAAGTCTTGGAGTCATCATTATGGAACCTCTGCGTGGAGGCAACCTTGCAAAGATGGTGCCTCCTGCTATAGAGGAAATATGGGGCGAAGCAAAGGAGAAACATACGCCTTCAGAGTGGGCTCTTCGCTGGGTATGGAACCACCCTGAAGTAACAGTTGTCCTCTCAGGGATGAATGAGGAGACTCACATTGAAGAGAACCTTGCGGTAGCAGATAAAGCATATCCAAATTCTCTAACTGAAACTGAATTGCAGCTGGTAAAGAAAGTGGAGCAAAAATACCGCGAAATCATGAAAGCAGGCTGTACAGGATGCCGCTATTGTATGCCCTGTCCGGAAGGAGTGGATATTCCAGCCTGTTTCGATGCATACAACAACCTTCATATGTTCGGCAATGCAGACGAGGCAAAGTTCATGTATGCAGTAGGGCTGAGTGGCACCTTATCCGGCGGAAAGCCCGGATTTGCTTCCCAGTGCGTGCAGTGCGGACAGTGCCTTGAAAAATGTCCCCAACACCTTGATATACCAACGATTCTTGAATCCGTTTCAGAAGAACTTGAAGGGCCTGATCTGGAGATGAGGGTTGCCATGGCAAAAGAGATGTTTAAGCGGACTTAA
- a CDS encoding 4Fe-4S binding protein encodes MPAIVNADECSGCGTCVDECPSEAITLDEEKGIAVVDQDECVECGACEEACPNQAIKVEE; translated from the coding sequence ATGCCAGCAATAGTTAATGCAGATGAATGTTCTGGATGCGGAACCTGTGTCGATGAATGCCCCTCTGAGGCAATTACCCTCGACGAAGAAAAGGGAATTGCAGTAGTCGACCAGGACGAATGTGTAGAGTGCGGTGCATGTGAAGAAGCATGCCCGAACCAGGCAATCAAAGTAGAAGAGTAA
- the larB gene encoding nickel pincer cofactor biosynthesis protein LarB, translating into MDLTNILKSVKEGNIDIESAEQQVRSLGFVSYSNIAKLDSHRKSRTGIIEAILADCKEPEDVVEIARVMVKQSKRALITRVSPQHLNALRAVFPEDRLEWNSRARTVVIHDGTPAPGTGGVIGVISAGTADIPAAEEARVIASEMGCETVAVYDVGVAGIHRLIPALQKLKLRNPGAIVVAAGREGTLPTIVSGLVDVPVIGLPVSTGYGAGGGGKAALLSMLQSCSVLAVVNIDAGFVAGAYAARIANMIAVAAGKREYTEDPEQDEGPAEKQKEGQEE; encoded by the coding sequence ATGGATCTTACTAATATATTAAAATCTGTCAAAGAAGGAAATATCGATATTGAATCTGCAGAACAGCAGGTCCGTAGTCTGGGTTTTGTTAGTTATTCGAACATTGCAAAACTTGATTCCCATCGGAAAAGCAGGACTGGAATAATCGAAGCTATTCTTGCCGATTGCAAGGAACCTGAAGATGTAGTAGAGATCGCCAGGGTTATGGTAAAACAAAGTAAAAGAGCTCTTATCACGCGTGTCTCCCCCCAACACCTTAATGCCTTGAGGGCAGTGTTTCCCGAGGACAGACTCGAATGGAACAGCCGGGCACGTACAGTGGTTATCCACGACGGCACACCTGCCCCAGGTACCGGAGGGGTCATTGGGGTCATATCCGCAGGCACTGCAGATATCCCTGCTGCAGAAGAAGCCAGGGTTATTGCTTCTGAAATGGGCTGTGAAACCGTTGCTGTTTATGATGTTGGGGTTGCTGGCATCCACAGGCTGATCCCTGCACTCCAGAAACTCAAACTCAGGAACCCCGGAGCAATCGTTGTTGCAGCCGGAAGGGAAGGAACACTTCCAACTATTGTTTCCGGGCTTGTTGATGTGCCGGTAATAGGGCTTCCCGTATCCACTGGTTACGGGGCAGGCGGCGGAGGAAAAGCAGCCCTATTGTCAATGCTTCAGTCCTGTTCTGTACTTGCAGTGGTAAACATTGATGCGGGATTTGTTGCAGGGGCTTATGCAGCCAGGATCGCCAATATGATTGCTGTAGCGGCCGGAAAAAGGGAATATACTGAAGACCCGGAACAGGATGAAGGCCCTGCAGAAAAACAAAAAGAAGGACAGGAAGAGTAA
- the larC gene encoding nickel insertion protein yields MTNIDNITCDQVPYLIEELMKLGAKNVHVIPALTKKGRSEYVFLIDSEERNFEKLAEFMALETGTLGVRLLKTEHYPFDYELRKLCLSFRDENGLLLWEGDIDIKIVIGKEQKPLSARVEYEELKELASRVREAGLKLSMYEIKELIEERALKGIKDFTVNFNDCGMELGSESLFPVSKKLYCKDKTKTY; encoded by the coding sequence ATGACTAACATTGACAATATCACCTGCGATCAGGTCCCGTACCTGATCGAAGAATTGATGAAACTTGGAGCTAAAAACGTACATGTAATACCTGCCCTTACAAAGAAAGGTCGGAGTGAATATGTTTTCCTTATCGACAGTGAGGAGAGGAACTTTGAGAAACTTGCCGAGTTCATGGCCCTGGAAACCGGTACTCTAGGGGTCAGGCTTTTGAAGACCGAGCATTATCCCTTTGACTACGAGCTGAGGAAGCTTTGCCTTTCTTTCAGGGACGAAAATGGTCTGCTTCTCTGGGAAGGAGATATTGATATAAAAATAGTTATAGGAAAAGAGCAAAAGCCCCTTTCTGCCCGTGTGGAGTACGAAGAGTTGAAGGAACTGGCAAGCCGGGTAAGGGAAGCTGGCCTGAAGCTTTCCATGTACGAAATTAAGGAATTGATTGAAGAAAGGGCCCTGAAAGGCATAAAAGACTTTACTGTCAATTTCAATGATTGTGGTATGGAACTGGGCAGTGAGTCTCTGTTCCCTGTTTCGAAAAAACTATACTGTAAAGATAAGACGAAAACCTACTGA